From Flaviflexus ciconiae:
GCGAAGCGGCCTCGAGGTCGTTGTCGAGAAGGCTACCGAGGGCTACGACATTGACGTACGCACGCACGCTCTCGAAGGTAACCCCGCTGCTCTTATGGCGGAGTTCTCGACCGCAGTTGACCTGCTGGTCATCGGTACCCGTGGACGCGGAGGCTTTGCTGGCCTCCTGCTTGGCTCCACAAGCCAGGCTGTGCTCCATCACTCAACCTGCCCCGTCATGGTTGTTCCCAAGCGGATCCGCCCCGGAGATGACGTACCTCCCACAGTGACTGACGTCCCGTGGAGTAGGCCCTAATAGAAAGTTTCGGTAAACTGGAGTGCGTTGCCCCCGTAGCTCAGCGGAAGAGCAATCGCCTCCTAAGCGATAGGTCGTTGGTTCGAATCCAATCGAGGGCACGACCTGATCCCCGGTGAAGCAGAGACTTCCCCGGGGGATTTCCACTGCCGCCGCGATGTTAAGGCTAGTTCCCTCGATGAAACAGAGTGGTGCATACTTTGTAGGTGGAACCTGGCGAGCCTCAGCACCCCAAGATCCGCGGGTACGGCCTGCGATGGGAGGGGCAACGAGCGCCGTGATGACAACGAGGGCCCACAGGTTGCCCTCTGCAATGTTGAATGCGGCAAAGAAGTCAGATAGCCCTCGTCCGTCGATCAAGATCGCCGATAGGTCGAACAGGTTCGTGAGAACGAACTAGATAATTCCAAAGAAAACATAATCCCTGGGTCGGCAATCCTCGATCTTTGGAATAAGGAACAGTGCGATGACGAGGATAATGGCCGAGAGAATGACACCGCTCAGAGGAGGGGCGAAATCGCCAAGGCCGTCGAGCACGTCGTCACGTAGGATTCCGTTGACGATGGCAAACGGAAAATGAGAGCCCATATCGCAATGGCTACCAGATACTTCCGCATCGTGGCTTCTCCCGTCGAGCCCAGGCTAACGATTTTCGCCTGAAATAACGGTGGACTAAGGGGCCTCACTTTTGAACACGCGGCGTTTAAGCGCCCTCGCGTGCCGGAAAGACGCGATTGTGTGCTGGTGATTCTCGAGGTTGAATGTCGTTCGGGCGAGAGATTGCTGGGCACTTTGACTCGAGGAGGAGATTTGTTCCACCCCGTGACCTGCTAGTTTGCCTCCGCTACGATACGACCATGTTTGACTATCTCAAGCTATACAGAGAGGAGCTCTCCGCCCTGTGTGGGCCGGGGGAGTGGCCTCTTGCGCTTGCGAAAGTCACCTACGTTCAGGGCCACGAGGACATTGGTAGGCGCGGCCCGTCGGTTAGCTTCGATCCGATCGGTGGTCTCGATGTCCGATCCTGGAACGAAGCGGCGGACAAAGCTATTGGCGGCACATCCCTCATAGCGCCACGGGGCGGCATGGCAGTATCCCTCCACAGGGTTGCGATGAACATGCCGGAACTCCTACTAACGACCGCGCAACTCATGGCGATTACGGGAACGCTCGGGCGGGCGCAAAAAATGAAGATCGCATGGCGCTGCACACTCGACGATATCGACGCAATTTCCCACCAGCCCAGGTTCGCCCAGCGCGGCAGGCTCTATATTCGCTTCACCGATGACTCTGCGATCAGACTCATGGCCGGGATGCTGTCCGCCAAGAAAGCCAGAGCCCTCGTCGAAGCGTTTCATCAGAGAACGGGACGTTGAGGACCTTCATTACCCAACAGGACGCTACCCCACAGCAATTGATCCATCCGCTGGATGAGCAGAGCACTGGGATAAGTCGTGCGTGCACCGACTTTGCTCGGGTTTCTCCTGCACGTTGCATAACGTCTCAAATTTCCAGTCTGTCATGGTTCAGATTGTGAATTCTAAACCTCCGTTCACTTTATTCAGTGAGGGGAAATCTCTATCGATGGCCGGTTGAGATACCTAGGCTTGGAGGTGACGGGCGCCACGCAATTGGTGTCGGTCACTGGGAAGTATCGAAGAGAGGATCCCGCAATGAGCATCATGGACAAGTTCAGACTGGATGGAAAAGTAGCCTACGTAACTGGAGCCGCGCAGGGGATCGGTGAGGCGCTCGCGACCGGGCTGGCCGAAGCTGGTGCGGATGTCGCGGTCGTCGATATCAACTTGGAGAAGGCCGAGGGCACGGCTAAGAATATTGCTGAGGCAACGGGACGAAAGACGAAGGCGTACGCAGTCGATGTCACCGTTGCAGAGAACGCCCCGAAGCTTGTGGAGCAGGTTGTTGCAGACTTCGGAGGCCTACACATCGCTTTCCACAACGCTGGGATGGCGCACAACGTTCCTTCGGAAGACCTGTCCGTTGAAGACTGGCATAGGATGATCAACCTCAACATGCATGCGGTGTTCTTCGGAACGCAGGCCGCGGGTCGCTACATGCTCGAGAACGGTGGTGGATCGATCGTCAACACGGGCTCCATGTCCGGATCGATTGTGAACGTGCCCCAGCCGCAGATTCACTACAACACCTCGAAGGCCGGTGTTGTGCATATGTCCAAATCTTTCGGTGTGGAATGGGCGGACAGGGGCGTTCGGGTCAACACAATCAGCCCCGGCTACATCGGTACCGAACTACTTCAGTCGGAAGAGCTCGCACCGCTTCGCGATGAATGGGCCGGCGTAACCCCGCAGCGCCGCCTGGGCCGTCCCGATGAGCTCGCTGGCATCGCCGTCTACCTGGCTAGCGATGCAAGCACGTACGCAACAGCGTCCGACTTCATCGTCGATGGTGGATACACCGCCGTGTAACCCACATATGCATAACGTGCCGGGCTTACACGAACCTGCACGGTGATCGAGTCCGGGGCCTGACCGCACGAGAAGTGCAGTTGGGTCCCGGCCTTGTTGATGGGGTGAGTTTCGGGGACTTCAGCCCGACGGTACGCCCATGTGCGCTGGGTTGCTACGGATAGGGTGCCACCGTGAACGTAGCGAAAAATGTACGAATACGGACGAGCGTCACCGGTGTCGTTGTTGCGTCCGCTCTTCTTGTGGCGGCCTGCTCGGGCGATGAGACGGATGAGGGGGCTGAGCTCCCGGAGGTAGCTGACCTAACTCTCAGCCCTCAGGGCGACTCTGGTGCCTGGCTTAAAGACGAGTACGCCAACGGAGTGGCAGATCCTTTCTATATATCTGGCTTCCTTTGTGCGCTCGACGGCGACGTCGCGGTCGAATCAAGCGACGAGAATGGTGCCTACCATGTCCGCGGATGGGATGTTCGTAGCGGCGAACAAGTGTGGGCTATCGAAGGTTCCACCTGCAGTCCCTCGGAAACCAGTGATGGCACCGTCCTCACTCTCGACATGGCTGACAGCACTTGGCAGGTTGCCGATATTGCCACCGGGGACATTGTGGACGATCTCGCCGTTGACTCGTCGAAGGCATACGGCGGCGTTCACATAAGTGCGCGGGTGGGTGACGTTGTCCTACTCGACATATCTTCCGTGGGGCTTTTCGCGGTCAATGGCGAAGAAGCACTGTGGGAGGCCGGTATTGAGGCGCCCACCGAACTCCACGTTCTCGACGATGGTCTGCTCGCGGTGACTCTCGGCGGCGCTAATGAAAGCCGCGTCCTCAATCTTGATACCGGCGAGACCATCACAACGATTCACCGTGATGACCCTGTGTGGGCAACTGATGGCTACGTCGTTGAAAACGATCCCGATGCCCCCGAGTACGCGGCTTTCGATGTCGATGGCGACAGCGTTGACACCAGCTCTGGGAAGCCCATGCACGCCTTCGTCCCCACACCCGCTGAAGGCGTCCTCTTCCCGGTTGAGGAGCATCTAGCCGCCGGACCCGTCATTGCCGTTGCGGCCGATGGAACTTTGGCCCTCTTTGAGAACGAGAGCGGGAAGCTGTTCACGCAGGATGGTGAGTTTGGCGTTGACGGTGTCGAACCGTACGACGTTGCCGGTGTGTCCGCCGACGGTTCGCTATTCCTCCTGAAGGCTGGGCAGGAGCTCACGCTTATCGATTCCGAAGGTAATGAGCTACTTACCCGCCCGGCGGCCGAAGGGAACCTCATCATTGCATCCGGATATTTCGTGTGGGACTCCAAGAACACGACCGAAGTGTTCCTCCCTCAGGAGTAGTCGCTGAACACCGGAGCAGAGGCCCGCAATCGAGGCCGCGGTTCGCTACTGAGGTTATAGCCAGCCGCACGAGCAACGGTTTGCTGTGGGCGTGCTGGCCGACCGTGGGGACAATCGCCCCAAAAACCTGACAAAGCTGAACGCCCGCGGAATAATCTGCGGGCGTTCGCTACCTGGTGGGGCTGCAGAGAGTCATTGGCTCTCTGCAGCTATGACACCTTCTTACTAGGACAGATCCGGTGCCGGCATGCCGACGTAGACGGTCTCGAGGTATTCCTCGATGCCTTCCTTGCCGCCTTCGCGTCCCATGCCGGATTGCTTGAGGCCGCCGAAGGGAGCCGCCGTGTTGGAGATCGTGGCGGAGTTGACTCCGAGCATGCCGATCTCCAGCTTCTCCGCGAGGCGGAGGACCCGGGGCAGATCGTTCGTGTGGAAGTAGCCCGCGAGGCCAACCGAGTCGGCGTTGATGATCTTGACGAGCTCCTTCTCGTCGGAGAAGGACACGACGGGAGCGACGGGGCCGAAGATTTCTTCGGTCATGATCTCCGCGTCGGGTGCCACGTTCGTGAGGACCGTGGGTGCGAAGAAGTAGCCGGAGTCGCCGACTCGTTCACCACCGGTCTCAACGTTGGCGCCTGCCTCGATTGCGCGCTGGACAAGCCCGGTGACATCATCGAGCTGCTTCTGGCTGACGAGCGGTCCAACATCGATTCCGTCCTCGGTGCCTGCGCCGACGGTCTTGGCTGCGAGGGCCTTCGTGAACTTCGTCGTGAACTCTTCGTAGACGTCCTCGTGAGCGAAGAAATGGTCAGCCGCGTTGCAGGCCTCACCCATGTTGCGGATCTTTGTGGCGACGGCCGCGTCGACTGCCTTATCAATGTCGGCATCCTCGAAGACTATGAAGGGCGCGTTGCCGCCGAGCTCCATTGAGGTGCGCAGAACGTTGCCGGCGGCTTCCTTCAGGAGGGCCTTGCCGACTGCCGTGGAGCCCGTGAAAGACAGCTTGCGCAGGCGCGAGTCCTCGATGATCGGACCGGTAATGTCGCGGGACGACTTCGACGGAATAACTGACAGGACGCCATCGGGCAGTCCCGCCTCCTGCATGATCTTCCCAAAAAAGAGCGAAGTTAGCGGGGTTTCCTTCGAGGGCTTGAGGATCGCGGTGTTGCCCGCGGCGAAGGCGGGGCCCGCCTTGCGGGTGGCCATGGCCAGCGGGAAGTTCCAGGGCGTAATGAACAGGCAGGGGCCGACGGGGCGGCGCACGACGATTGCCTGGAGGTGGCCTTCGGGGATGCGGAAGTAGTCGCCGCGGATCCGGGTGGCCTCTTCCGCGAACCAGCGGAGGAAGCTCGCGCCGTAGGCAACTTCGCCAGCCGCCTGGTCGAGGGGCTTCCCCATTTCGAGGGTCATGATAAGGGCGAGGTCCTCGGCGTAGCTCGTGGTGGCGAGCTCGAAAGCCTTGTAGAGGATGTCGGAGCGAGCCCTGGGGGAGGTGGCCGCCCACTCCTCCTGCGCGGCGACCGCAGCATCGAGGGCTTCCTTACCGTCCTGTGGGCTGGCGGACGCAACGGAGGTGAGAACTTCGCCGGTCGCCGGGTTGAGAACATCGAAGCGTTCACCGGTGCTAGACGCCCGCCATTCCCCGCCAATGAACAGGTCGGTGGGGATGCGGGACAGGAGCTCTGAGATTCGGTTATCGGACATTGTCACTTCTCCTTCGAAGTAAGCCTGAGGGGAGTGGCGTACTTTCTACCCCTACTCTATGTGTCCACCTCGTCGAATTGTCCTTGAGGCCGAACTACTTCGGGCCCGCCGGGAAAACTCGTTGAAGCAATTTCAAATATTTAGTTGACAAGGATTAATTCCTAGGCCATGGTCGCATCACAGATCGTA
This genomic window contains:
- a CDS encoding SDR family oxidoreductase, whose product is MSIMDKFRLDGKVAYVTGAAQGIGEALATGLAEAGADVAVVDINLEKAEGTAKNIAEATGRKTKAYAVDVTVAENAPKLVEQVVADFGGLHIAFHNAGMAHNVPSEDLSVEDWHRMINLNMHAVFFGTQAAGRYMLENGGGSIVNTGSMSGSIVNVPQPQIHYNTSKAGVVHMSKSFGVEWADRGVRVNTISPGYIGTELLQSEELAPLRDEWAGVTPQRRLGRPDELAGIAVYLASDASTYATASDFIVDGGYTAV
- a CDS encoding NAD-dependent succinate-semialdehyde dehydrogenase gives rise to the protein MSDNRISELLSRIPTDLFIGGEWRASSTGERFDVLNPATGEVLTSVASASPQDGKEALDAAVAAQEEWAATSPRARSDILYKAFELATTSYAEDLALIMTLEMGKPLDQAAGEVAYGASFLRWFAEEATRIRGDYFRIPEGHLQAIVVRRPVGPCLFITPWNFPLAMATRKAGPAFAAGNTAILKPSKETPLTSLFFGKIMQEAGLPDGVLSVIPSKSSRDITGPIIEDSRLRKLSFTGSTAVGKALLKEAAGNVLRTSMELGGNAPFIVFEDADIDKAVDAAVATKIRNMGEACNAADHFFAHEDVYEEFTTKFTKALAAKTVGAGTEDGIDVGPLVSQKQLDDVTGLVQRAIEAGANVETGGERVGDSGYFFAPTVLTNVAPDAEIMTEEIFGPVAPVVSFSDEKELVKIINADSVGLAGYFHTNDLPRVLRLAEKLEIGMLGVNSATISNTAAPFGGLKQSGMGREGGKEGIEEYLETVYVGMPAPDLS